From a single Populus nigra chromosome 18, ddPopNigr1.1, whole genome shotgun sequence genomic region:
- the LOC133677823 gene encoding splicing factor SF3a60 homolog produces the protein MSSTLLEVTRASHEEVERLERLIVKDLQNEPANNKDRLFQSHRVRNMIDNIITTTEKLVEIYEDKDNARRDEIAALGGQTAMGTNVFSAFYDRLKEIREYHRRHPAARVVDANEDYEAMLKEEPVIEFTGEEAFGKYLDMHELYNQYNNLKFEKPIEYSTYLDIFSQPNIVPRKLKFSRQYREYMENLLEYLVYFFQRTEPLQDLDRIFSKVTTEFEEQWENDAVQGWEKTSQENGHLSADHTVIDLDFYSTIEELKEVGPEKLKEALAALGLKSGGTVQQRAERLFLTKDTPLEKLDKKHFVKGSRGSEPNGGAATSKEVDNSKEIALMETKINHLCDLLDETIVRTKENVVKKQALTYDEMEAEREEEETQADTESDDDEQQIYNPLKLPMGWDGKPIPYWLYKLHGLGQEFKCEICGNYSYWGRRAFERHFKEWRHQHGMRCLGIPNTKNFNEITSIKEAQELWKGIQERQGVNKWRPDLEEEYEDKEGNIYNRKTYTDLQRQGLI, from the exons ATGTCGTCGACTCTATTAGAGGTGACTCGCGCCTCACACGAGGAAGTAGAGAGACTCGAACGACTCATCGTTAAAGATCTCCAAAACGAACCAGCAAATAACAAGGACCGTCTTTTTCAAAGCCACCGTGTCCGTAACATGATTGACAATATCATTACCACTACTGAGAAACTC gttgaGATATACGAAGATAAAGATAATGCGAGGAGAGATGAGATTGCTGCGCTTGGAGGACAAACCGCGATGGGGACTAATGTGTTTAGTGCTTTTTATGATAGATTAAAAGAg ATTCGAGAGTATCATAGGAGGCATCCAGCAGCGCGTGTTGTTGATGCGAATGAGGATTATGAGGCAATGCTTAAAGAAGAGCCAGTAATTGAGTTTACAGGCGAG GAAGCATTTGGGAAATACCTGGACATGCATGAATTATATAACCagtacaataatttaaaattcgaGAAGCCTATTGAATACTCTACTTACCTTGACATTTTCTCCCAACCAAATATTGTACCTCGCAAATTGAAGTTTTCAAG gCAATACAGGGAATACATGGAGAATCTACTtgaatatttagtttattttttccagCGGACAGAGCCCTTGCAAGATCTTGATAGGATTTTTTCAAAG gTTACTACTGAATTTGAAGAGCAATGGGAAAATGACGCAGTTCAAGGATGGGAAAAGACCAGTCAAGAAAATGGGCATTTGTCAGCAGATCATACTGTTATTGATCTTGATTTTTACAGCACCATTGAGGAGCTGAAAGAAGTGGGCcctgaaaaattaaaggag GCATTGGCTGCATTGGGGCTAAAGAGTGGCGGTACTGTACAGCAGCGTGCAGAAAGGCTTTTCCTCACAAAG GACACACCTCTTGAAAAGTTGGACAAAAAACATTTTGTGAAAGGATCACGTGGATCAGAACCGAATGGGGGTGCTGCAACCTCAAAAGAAGTTgacaattcaaaagaaattgccCTGATGGAGACCAAAATTAATCATTTGTGCGACTTACTAGATGAG ACAATTGTACGaacaaaagaaaatgttgtGAAGAAGCAGGCTTTGACATATGATGAAATGGAAGCAGAACGTGAGGAG GAAGAGACACAGGCTGACACTGAaagtgatgatgatgaacaACAGATTTACAATCCTCTCAAGTTGCCAATGGGTTGGGATGGGAAGCCTATACCTTACTGGCTGTATAAACTTCATGGTCTTGGTCAG GAATTTAAGTGCGAGATATGTGGGAACTATAGTTACTGGGGTCGAAGAGCCTTTGAGCGGCATTTCAAGGAATGGCGTCATCAGCATGGGATGCGTTGCCTTGGCATTCCAAACACCAAGAACTTCAATGAGATCACATCGATTAAG gAAGCACAAGAATTATGGAAGGGGATACAAGAGCGGCAAGGAGTGAACAAGTGGCGCCCAGATCTCGAGGAAGAATACGAAGATAAAGAGGGTAACATTTACAATAGAAAGACATACACTGATCTCCAGCGCCAGGGACTGATTTGA